In Aedes albopictus strain Foshan chromosome 3, AalbF5, whole genome shotgun sequence, the following are encoded in one genomic region:
- the LOC109397381 gene encoding uncharacterized protein LOC109397381 — METFMMLDKDDFTRLELSTKKIKLIQKIQRQYTDLIIEERLDETEDTGANTGKEEDDPTVEADVSTNPEDIYKSINLDQEINIDTILCKTETGRNLIERLKEGQNSNEKMITQISHILCDCLRAVYGERPSTFHKEMIAKSLVKTYPILGSAASDVPHALWFHKNGRGEGRHAGKIHYRMEYFAKKSDNRVIRRRQNPQQSQPDAEPDQAEPLETVEDFECLVNELKFSVPSEQTKTHIKNLWKRTIRFRNDHRDAGSFLTFLTDFPVASAFGGLLIMSDYEALHPKAPDFRAAWNELQEKILERYRDKYRFLKNDFIRALAIVREKNPTRGSKRPRERNEQDLRKNNPLHGIILWINADAPIPEPDVPQIVIRGEEFVEGNGSLVWKNVAIPLETDILSAFALLCATFTVFNVKCSPSDKLFYGFFNATCFKVDALSTTGNKFLSLL, encoded by the exons ATGGAAACATTCATGATGCTGGACAAGGACGACTTTACCAGACTGGAATTATCGACGAAGAAAATCAAATTGATCCAAAAAATCCAAAGGCAATACACCGATCTAATCATTGAAGAAAGGCTTGATGAAACCGAAGACACCGGCGCGAACActggaaaagaagaagacgatCCCACTGTTGAGGCTGATGTCAGCACAAATCCAGAAGACATCTACAAGTCTATTAATCTTGATCAG GAAATCAACATCGACACTATACTTTGCAAAACCGAAACAGGCAGGAATTTGATTGAACGCCTGAAGGAAGGTCAAAATTCAAACGAAAAAATGATAACGCAGATCTCCCACATCTTGTGTGACTGTTTGCGAGCAGTGTATGGCGA GAGGCCATCCACATTCCATAAGGAAATGATAGCAAAATCGCTTGTAAAGACGTACCCCATCCTTGGATCTGCTGCCTCCGATGTACCACAT GCTTTGTGGTTCCACAAGAACGGTCGCGGAGAAGGCCGGCATGCTGGGAAAATCCATTATCGAATGGAATATTTTGCTAAGAAGTCAGATAACAGAGTCATCCGTCGTCGTcaaaacccacaacaatctcaacCGGACGCTGAACCGGATCAAGCGGAACCATTGGAAACTGTTGaagattttgaatgcttg GTTAACGAACTGAAATTTTCGGTCCCGTCGGAACAAACCAAAACGCACatcaagaatctctggaaaaggaCCATCAGGTTCCGGAATGACCACAGAGACGCCGGCTCATTTCTGACATTTCTAACGGATTTCCCGGTGGCCTCAGCGTTCGGCGGGTTATTG ATAATGTCGGACTACGAAGCATTGCATCCCAAAGCACCGGATTTCAGAGCAGCATGGAACgaacttcaagaaaaaattcttgaacgGTATCGCGATAAGTATCGGTTCCTGAAAAATGATTTCATCCGAGCGTTAGCGATTGTTCGAGAGAAAAACCCGACTCGTGGGTCAAAACGCCCAAGGGAAAGGAATGAGCAGGATCTGCGGAAGAATAACCCTCTTCATGGAATAATCCTATGGATCAAT GCCGATGCTCCTATACCAGAACCAGATGTTCCGCAAATTGTGATAAGAGGAGAAGAGTTTGTAGAAGGTAATGGATCACTCGTTTGGAAGAACGTAGCGATCCCGCTCGAAACAGATATCTTATCAGCCTTTGCCTTGCTGTGTGCGACGTTCACCGTGTTTAACGTAAAATGTTCGCCGTCGGACAAGTTGTTCTACGGTTTTTTCAACGCAACGTGCTTCAAAGTAGATGCTTTAAGCACCACTGGTAACAAGTTTTTGAGCTTGCTCTGA
- the LOC134289734 gene encoding uncharacterized protein LOC134289734, translating into MEQVSEDVKRSFGPVMDHALEVIRTEDMPRLTCFFCREVIVGYVDELQRHVNQHIRNNDFNPSSIFYDCMIPKCKSRYDHFKSLKRHIVLQHPVHSTNPADSTEHNVNVDLGSDDEPCIKKPRIQIPASSSDDQAGYTTGKTSTSSLSRIKECLSLGICRLAKDVSLPQSKITEMITVCETLVRMLSEYFQENTQSFLEKNEIDQTSQEAVLFLNCFHLPDLFSDVSTSAKQTQFLNKLAVSIPNPVEKMLQTREDIRHVNGISKRVRINETFTYIPVIETLKLIFRNPQTRKLLDDSQENDQFVKEYHTFRTGETFKKSQFFKDFPNAIRLDLYQDDVELGNPLSSRAGINKISVFNFKIQNMPDKWNSSPRSIFPLLYVTAVDAKKHGYNKILQPMIKDLQKLENGVTVYYGSEKFELRAIVTIFCGDTLALHEIFGLLGPSAKYFCRICTIPRPIFHENPFQTFPLRTKEWYQTNLAKLESGEITRSECGLKQGGCILNELENFHVTENFALDAMHDIAEGLIPLTIQLVLSHYYKTKELGMTIDYINQRIHMFSYGYIDKKNRPSANYTDEMLSRPSTYRLKQTASQNLLLLRAFPFLFGHKVTEDCPYMMMIGHLINITRILMSLIISDHMLASLEEHIRLYEELFYAKFKKRINKNHHLDHYILCIKRSGNMKQFNCLVFEQKNKALKNQATTCRNFKNICKSLAKRQTFRMVTDILDNPFADSITYGPGTIVARESCLSKAFLQPSIAVVFIPKKVTINGIDFRSNLIVCLKNAKDKNYPSYGIIREIVVIDSRIYFLVKLCITKLYNDFLQAYEVEVNTNEQMLNFEDIHLHTTFAFWTPYGSDKKYISRRNYHRDY; encoded by the exons ATGGAGCAAGTTTCTGAGGACGTAAAGCGAAGTTTCGGCCCCGTAATGGACCACGCCCTAGAAGTCATCAGGACAGAAGAC ATGCCTCGTTTGACGTGCTTTTTTTGCCGCGAAGTTATTGTTGGATATGTCGACGAACTTCAGCGGCATGTTAACCAACATATCCGGAACAATGACTTCAACCCATCCAGTATATTCTACGACTGCATGATTCCCAAATGCAAGTCCCGATATGACCATTTTAAATCATTAAAGCGACATATAGTTCTGCAACATCCTGTACACAGCACTAACCCTGCCGATTCCACCGAGCACAACGTTAATGTTGACTTGGGATCCGATGATGAGCCTTGTATTAAAAAACCCAGGATCCAGATTCCTGCGTCTTCCTCCGATGACCAGGCAGGCTATACCACTGGGAAAACTAGTACTTCATCTCTTTCTCGGATTAAAGAATGTTTATCACTTGGTATTTGTCGCCTTGCGAAGGACGTTTCCCTGCCACAGTCCAAAATTACGGAAATGATTACAGTATGTGAAACACTCGTTCGCATGCTTTCCGAATATTTCCAGGAAAATACCCAgtcatttctggaaaaaaatgaaatCGATCAAACATCACAGGAGGCGGTGTTATTTTTAAACTGTTTCCATTTGCCTGATTTATTCTCCGACGTCTCGACATCTGCTAAACAAACTCAATTTCTGAACAAACTTGCTGTCTCTATTCCAAATCCTGTGGAAAAAATGTTACAGACGCGTGAAGACATCCGACACGTTAACGGAATCTCAAAGCGAGTTCGAATTAATGAAACATTTACTTATATACCTGTCATTGAAACCCTCAAACTCATATTTCGGAACCCTCAAACGCGAAAACTGTTAGATGATAGTCAAGAAAATGATCAGTTTGTTAAGGAGTACCACACATTTCGAACAGGAGAAACTTTCAAGAAAAGCCAGTTTTTCAAAGACTTCCCAAATGCCATAAGATTGGATTTATACCAAGATGATGTTGAGCTTGGCAACCCATTAAGCTCAAGAGCTGGCATCAATAAGATTTCAGTATTTAACTTTAAAATCCAAAACATGCCTGATAAATGGAACAGCTCGCCCCGTTCGATTTTTCCTTTATTATACGTAACTGCTGTAGACGCCAAAAAGCACGGATACAACAAAATTCTTCAACCCATGATAAAAGATCTACAGAAACTTGAAAACGGCGTTACGGTTTATTACGGTTCTGAAAAGTTCGAGTTACGAGCAATTGTGACCATTTTTTGCGGGGACACATTAGCACTTCACGAGATTTTCGGTCTTCTTGGCCCAAGTGCGAAGTATTTTTGTAGAATATGCACGATTCCAAGACCAATATTCCACGAAAATCCATTCCAAACATTTCCGTTGCGGACCAAAGAGTGGTATCAAACTAATTTGGCTAAACTTGAGTCTGGCGAGATTACTAGATCGGAATGCGGATTAAAACAAGGAGGATGTATCCTAAACGAGCTCGAAAACTTCCACGTAACTGAGAACTTTGCCCTTGATGCAATGCACGATATCGCCGAAGGACTTATTCCATTAACTATCCAGTTAGTGTTGAGCCATTACTACAAAACAAAGGAGCTAGGAATGACTATCGACTACATAAACCAGCGTATTCACATGTTCTCATACGGTTACATCGACAAGAAAAATCGACCTTCGGCTAATTATACGGATGAAATGCTCTCCAGACCATCTACGTACAGATTAAAGCAAACCGCTTCTCAAAATTTGCTTTTGTTGAGGGCATTTCCCTTTCTCTTTGGTCATAAGGTTACCGAAGATTGCCCATATATGATGATGATCGGACATTTAATAAATATAACCCGGATATTGATGTCTTTAATAATTTCGGACCACATGTTGGCGTCCTTAGAAGAGCACATCAGGTTGTATGAGGAGCTCTTCTACgcaaaattcaaaaaaagaatCAATAAAAATCACCATCTGGACCACTATATTCTCTGCATAAAACGAAGTGGCAACATGAAACAATTCAACTGTCTTGTGTTTGAGCAGAAGAACAAAGCTCTAAAAAACCAAGCAACCacatgcagaaattttaaaaatatctgcAAAAGTTTAGCCAAGCGACAGACTTTCAGAATGGTAACGGACATTCTGGACAACCCGTTTGCTGATAGTATAACCTACGGACCGGGAACCATCGTAGCACGAGAATCTTGTCTGAGTAAAGCCTTTCTGCAACCTTCCATAGCTGTAGTCTTTATACCGAAAAAGGTAACGATAAATGGTATTGATTTCCGTTCAAACTTGATTGTCTGCCTCAAAAATGCCAAGGATAAGAACTATCCATCGTACGGGATCATCAGGGAGATCGTTGTGATCGACAGCAGAATTTACTTCCTTGTAAAACTATGTATCACCAAGTTATATAACGATTTTCTGCAAGCATACGAAGTGGAGGTGAATACAAATGAACAAATGCTcaattttgaagatattcattTGCACACCACGTTTGCTTTTTGGACTCCGTATGGAAGCGACAAAAAATACATCTCTAGGAGAAATTATCACCGCGATTATTAA
- the LOC115259248 gene encoding uncharacterized protein K02A2.6-like — protein MFDSTIEIPNGDHQARCDARFYVVRDGNQPLLGKDTAKELDVLRLGVPSDRNQIAQIVVKSTFPKMKGLKLHIPIDKSVTPVVQHARRPPIALLSRIEEKLDQLEATDIIEKVDQYSDWVSPLVVIVKDSGELRICVDMRVANRAIKREHHLMPTIEDFLPRFKSAKYFSRLDIKDAFHQIELDESSRCITTFITHRGMYRYKRLMFGVSCAPEMFQKIIEQLLADCENCVNFIDDIFVFGVDEEDHDRCLRKVLDVLRKHDVLLNARKCVFKVTELDFLGHHVSREGIRPAESKVEALQSFRPPRDAEELRSFLGLATYVSRFLPDFATVSAPLRGLTHSGTPFVWNEDQETAFQKLKNMIADVKHLKFFNNNLRTRVIADASPVALGAVLVQFPHKFNDTDPYIICYASKSLTATEQRYCQTEKEALALVWAVERFSIYLLGRVFELETDHKPLEMLFKPSSRPCPRIERWVLRLQSFTFSVKYRKGSTNIADPFSRLTEHRPVDDEDMEQDEKFLILAILESSAIDVSEIEEATINDAEMILVRDALRSGSWYRPETKSYEPFQNELGLVGEIVVRNNKMVIPQGLRRRFMELAHEGHPGESAMKRRMRDRVWWPGMDKEIARWVATCEGCRLVGLPQKPEPMHRRPLPSEPWIDVAIDFLGPLPSGDYLLVIVDYYSRYKEVEIMTKITGKETVNRLHSIFRRLGFPRTITLDNAKQFLSSEVSDYCKTNGISLNFTIPYWPQQNGEVERQNRSLLKRLQISSALKRDWQKDLNEYLIMYYSTPHSVTGKTPTQLLIGRTIRTKIPFLRDVETNPSTEEFQDRDWSSKYHSQQRENEKRHAKESNLKEGDRVVMQNLTPGNKLATTYDPAECTVISKARTRVTVQNQQTGRTYQRSSAHLKKILDREEQLQPSTHSSSSQDFQEDHDVSEGVGRQDQPTTFEEPKRLGQDKEQPGPSERPKRMSRRPTKFDDYVVDDESSDP, from the exons ATGTTTGATTCTACTATCGAGATTCCTAACGGAGATCACCAGGCCCGGTGTGATGCAAGGTTCTACGTGGTACGTGACGGAAATCAGCCACTGCTGGGGAAGGATACGGCAAAGGAACTGGATGTTCTGCGATTGGGAGTTCCAAGTGATCGAAATCAAATTGCGCAGATTGTTGTCAAATCGACTTTTCCGAAGATGAAAGGCCTAAAACTGCACATACCAATCGACAAGTCAGTGACACCAGTGGTTCAGCATGCTAGGAGACCTCCGATCGCCTTACTGAGCCGAATAGAAGAGAAGTTGGATCAACTCGAGGCAACCGATATAATAGAGAAGGTGGATCAATACAGTGATTGGGTTTCACCTCTGGTCGTCATAGTTAAAGACAGTGGAGAACTGCGAATTTGTGTGGACATGCGAGTTGCTAATCGAGCAATCAAGCGAGAACATCACTTAATGCCTACAATAGAAGACTTTCTCCCACGTTTCAAGTCGGCGAAGTACTTTTCAAGGCTGGATATTAAGGACGCTTTCCATCAGATTGAACTTGATGAATCATCCCGTTGTATCACAACTTTCATCACTCATCGTGGAATGTACAGATACAAGCGGCTGATGTTTGGAGTGTCATGTGCTCCAGAAATGTTTCAGAAGATAATTGAGCAACTTTTGGCCGACTGTGAGAACTGTGTCAATTTTATTGATGATATTTTTGTATTTGGTGTTGATGAGGAAGATCATGATCGTTGTTTGCGAAAGGTTTTGGATGTGTTACGAAAGCATGATGTTCTACTGAATGCTAGGAAATGTGTGTTCAAAGTCACCGAATTAGACTTCCTGGGTCATCACGTTTCGAGAGAAGGTATTCGACCTGCCGAAAGTAAAGTAGAAGCTCTACAAAGTTTCAGACCGCCACGTGATGCTGAAGAGCTGAGAAGTTTTCTTGGACTAGCGACGTATGTGAGCCGGTTCTTGCCAGATTTTGCGACAGTTTCAGCACCTCTTCGAGGGTTAACACATAGTGGAACACCTTTTGTCTGGAATGAAGACCAGGAAActgcttttcaaaaattgaaaaacatgATTGCAGATGTCAAACATCTAAAATTTTTCAACAATAACTTGCGTACCAGAGTCATTGCTGATGCTTCACCTGTTGCTTTGGGTGCAGTTTTAGTTCAGTTTCCACATAAGTTCAATGATACTGATCCTTACATCATTTGCTATGCAAGCAAAAGCCTCACAGCTACAGAACAACGTTATTGTCAGACGGAAAAGGAAGCTCTGGCATTAGTGTGGGCTGTAGAAAGGTTTTCTATATATTTGCTTGGACGAGTATTTGAACTTGAGACTGACCATAAGCCTTTGGAAATGTTATTCAAACCAAGTTCACGGCCGTGCCCAAGGATCGAAAGGTGGGTTCTACGTTTGCAGTCTTTCACATTCTCGGTGAAGTATCGGAAAGGCTCAACAAACATTGCTGATCCGTTTTCAAGACTAACGGAGCATCGACCTGTGGATGATGAGGACATGGAGCAAGACGAAAAGTTTCTAATACTAGCTATTTTGGAATCATCTGCCATTGATGTAAGCGAAATTGAAGAAGCGACGATCAATGACGCGGAGATGATTTTAGTGAGAGATGCTTTACGTTCTGGTTCATGGTACAGACCTGAGACAAAATCGTATGAACCTTTTCAAAATGAGCTGGGCCTTGTTGGTGAAATAGTAGTACGCAATAACAAAATGGTTATTCCACAAGGCTTAAGAAGAAGGTTTATGGAGTTAGCTCATGAAGGACATCCAGGTGAATCAGCGATGAAACGAAGGATGCGCGATAGAGTTTGGTGGCCAG GAATGGACAAGGAGATTGCTAGATGGGTTGCTACTTGTGAAGGATGTCGACTAGTCGGATTACCTCAGAAACCAGAGCCGATGCATAGAAGACCGTTGCCTTCTGAACCGTGGATAGATGTGGCGATCGATTTCCTTGGTCCGTTGCCTTCCGGGGATTATTTGTTGGTGATAGTTGATTACTATAGCCGATATAAGGAAGTCGAAATTATGACAAAAATAACCGGCAAGGAGACAGTTAATAGACTTCATAGCATATTCAGGCGTTTGGGATTCCCTCGCACAATTACCTTAGACAACGCCAAACAATTTCTCAGTTCGGAAGTGAGCGACTACTGTAAAACAAATggtatttctctgaatttcacaatacCTTATTGGCCACAACAAAACGGAGAAGTCGAAAGACAGAATCGTTCACTATTAAAACGACTGCAAATTAGTTCAGCCTTGAAACGTGATTGGCAAAAGGATCTAAATGAATACCTTATCATGTACTACTCAACTCCGCACTCTGTaactggaaaaactccaactcagcTGTTGATAGGTCGTACTATTCGAACTAAAATTCCTTTTCTAAGGGATGTAGAGACAAACCCTTCaactgaagaattccaggatcgcGACTGGAGTAGCAAGTACCATTCTCAACAACGGGAAAACGAAAAACGGCATGCAAAAGAATCTAATTTAAAGGAAGGAGATAGAGTGGTGATGCAAAACCTTACTCCAGGAAACAAGTTGGCAACTACGTATGATCCAGCGGAATGTACAGTAATATCGAAGGCAAGAACACGCGTTACCGTGCAAAACCAACAGACAGGAAGAACTTATCAACGCAGCTCGGCACATTTAAAGAAGATTTTAGACCGTGAAGAACAACTCCAACCTTCTACGCATTCTTCTTCTTCACAGGACTTTCAAGAGGACCATGATGTATCGGAAGGGGTTGGCAGGCAGGATCAACCGACGACCTTTGAAGAACCTAAGCGCCTCGGGCAAGACAAGGAACAACCAGGGCCTTCTGAACGACCGAAACGAATGAGTCGACGTCCTACGAAGTTCGATGATTACGTCGTCGATGATGAGTCTTCTGATCcttga